One stretch of Nicotiana tabacum cultivar K326 chromosome 18, ASM71507v2, whole genome shotgun sequence DNA includes these proteins:
- the LOC142172624 gene encoding uncharacterized protein LOC142172624 — protein MTQIAQVSEAWENVAMYSSKNTNNNENYKPKRSQVQCEYCHYKGHTKEICYKLVGYPPDFKSKKKGINTGQYANQVCGAEVNCTDKYIMGSNVASSVTQQGRGGSHTNSGVPKPTNQPTFFQQMSHRALVFTPEQYQQIVHLLSKGSIEGSDSSSKLVVADLFSGQVKGIGKKKHRLYILCGNTSISASSQHLQLRHKRLGYAAIDIIKKIETLSKLTTGHSNQSCTGGPVAKQTKMPFQLSNTITTFTWIFLLNSKSEATIILRDFLTQANNVFSTTVKILRTDNGSEFFSIEFRSPFEKLYLYPPSLPRLERFRNLVFPVLDLLSPELNVATHISSSTPTIEDSTEPVADTTVSEPIIPTMSDYQDDAYAETCAIQSYPAEPLEECRGSSRPSKSPAWLQDYVTISKGSKCTYHISSYISYSHISPTFRQALTAYSALTQPTTFKEAATDPRWVKAMQLEIDALEDNHTWSIIDLPPGKTPIGYRWVYKIKYKASGKVEKFKARLVAKGYSQKEGLDYGKTFSPVAKIVTIRSIITLAASKQWLIFQMDVNNAFLNGDLIEEVYMHIPEGFARQGDTHKKVLSQFMHYPKNSHKETSLRVVQYINEAPALGLMMPAESSSKLIAYCDSDWGACIQTRRSVTGYLVKFGNALISRKSKKQSTISRSSTEAEFRSMASCAAEVTWLTSLYSELGVKIELSITLICDSKTAIQIAVNPLFHERTKHIDID, from the exons ATAGCTCAAGTTTCTGAAGCCTGGGAGAATGTAGCTATGTATAGTAGCAAGAACACAAATAATAATGAAAACTACAAACCAAAGAGGAGTCAAGTTCAGTGTGAATATTGCCACTACAAGGGACATACAAAGGAAATTTGCTATAAGCTAGTTGGATATCCTCCGGATTTCAAATCCAAGAAGAAAGGAATCAACACGGGACAGTATGCAAATCAAGTGTGTGGAGCAGAGGTGAATTGTACAGACAAATATATTATGGGGAGCAATGTAGCTTCTAGTGTGACTCAACAAGGCAGAGGAGGAAGCCACACTAATTCAGGTGTTCCAAAACCAACTAATCAACCTACTTTCTTCCAGCAAATGTCGCATCGTGCTCTTGTATTTACTCCTGAACAGTATCAGCAGATTGTTCATTTGTTGTCCAAAGGAAGCATAGAAGGATCAGACTCATCAAGCAAACTAGTTGTTGCGG ACCTCTTCAGTGGTCaggtgaaggggattggtaaAAAGAAACATAGATTGTACATACTGTGTGGGAATACTTCTATATCAGCCTCATCTCAG CATTTGCAGTTACGGCATAAGAGATTAGGATATGCTGCTATAGACATAATAAAGAAGATAGAGACACTGAGTAAGCTGACAACAGGTCACTCTAATCAGTCATGCACTGGAGGTCCTGTTGCTAAACAAACCAAGATGCCTTTTCAGCTGAGTAATACTATAACAAC ATTTACTTGGATTTTCCTCTTAAATTCTAAGTCAGAAGCAACTATAATTCTAAGAGATTTTCTTACTCAAGCAAATAATGTGTTCTCTACTACTGTTAAAATTCTAAGGACTGATAATGGAAGTGAATTTTTTAGTATTGAGTTCAG ATCACCTTTTGAGAAGTTGTATTTGTATCCACCTTCTTTACCTCGTCTCGAA AGATTCAGGAACTTGGTTTTCCCTGTCCTGGATCTGTTATCTCCTGAGTTGAATGTTGCAACTCATATCTCATCTTCAACACCTACAATAGAAGACTCAACTGAGCCTGTTGCAG ACACAACTGTTTCTGAACCTATCATTCCCACTATGAGTGATTATCAGGATGATGCTTATGCTGAAACATGTGCAATTCAATCATATCCTGCTGAGCCTCTTGAAGAATGCAGGGGATCTTCCAGACCAAGCAAGTCACCTGCATGGCTTCAAGATTATGTCACCATCTCCAAAGGCTCAAAATGTACTTATCACATTTCCTCTTATATAAGCTACTCTCACATCTCTCCAACTTTCAGACAAGCTCTCACAGCATACTCAGCTCTGACACAACCAACTACTTTTAAAGAGGCTGCTACTGATCCTAGATGGGTGAAAGCTATGCAGTTGGAGATTGATGCACTGGAGGACAATCATACCTGGAGCATTATAGATCTTCCACCTGGAAAGACACCTATTGGCTATAGGTGGGTTTACAAAATTAAGTATAAAGCATCTGGAAAGGTAGAAAAGTTCAAAGCTCGATTGGTTGCTAAAGGGTATAGTCAAAAGGAAGGTTTGGATTATGGTAAAACTTTTTCTCCTGTGGCTAAGATAGTTACTATCAGATCTATTATTACATTGGCTGCTTCTAAACAGTGGTTGATCTTTCAGATGGATGTTAATAATGCTTTCCTTAATGGAGATCTCATTGAAGAGGTTTATATGCATATACCTGAGGGGTTTGCTAGACAGGGGGATACTCACAAGAAA GTCCTTAGTCAGTTCATGCATTATCCTAAGAATTCCCACAAGGAAACATCACTAAGAGTGGTCCAGTATATAAATGAGGCACCAGCTTTGGGATTGATGATGCCTGCAGAATCATCGAGTAAGTTGATTGCTTATTGTGACTCAGACTGGGGGGCATGCATACAAACAAGGAGATCAGTTACAGGGTACTTAGTTAAGTTTGGCAATGCATTAATATCCCGGAAGTCTAAGAAGCAAAGTACTATTTCTAGAAGTTCAACAGAAGCAGAATTTAGAAGTATGGCATCATGTGCAGCAGAAGTTACATGGTTAACAAGTCTGTACAGTGAACTAGGTGTCAAGATTGAGCTGTCTATTACTCTAATATGTGATAGCAAAACAGCAATCCAAATAGCTGTCAATCCTTTATTTCATGAGAGAACAAAACATATTGACATAGATTGA
- the LOC142172958 gene encoding F-box/kelch-repeat protein At5g26960-like produces the protein MSDSCNSRHFSWLMKSCFPNPQHPPPHHPTPTTTISSTTISDLPDDLLLECLSRVPHSSLRSLPLVCSRWSHLLDSPSFHLLRHRNNLIRLTLFAVSVSDSTLFTASYRLENDCSWKICSFQDGSFYSLFSHSRLSAIGRRIYVIGRTAMLRCDTWTGTVVVREGPLFPRKKFAAAFVGGKIYVAGGCARSAAVEEYDPAGDAWSVVANAPRKRYGCVGASVDGVFYIVGGLKIGGASGNDGVVARGADAVHVYASSMDLYDVANGVWLRSRAVPGGGCVVAACAAAGQIYVLSSHAVELSFWKFNGSRKSNGFGEWCRIKSPPLPAQVRLDSTVRFSCVGIGEKVVLIQVNGCIDDLLRRSGRVERGMKEGLVLVYDCAAGEWSRVADLPEVIRRAACVCVEC, from the coding sequence ATGTCTGATAGCTGCAACTCACGGCACTTCTCATGGCTGATGAAATCTTGCTTCCCCAACCCCCAACATCCACCACCCCACCACCCTACTCCCACCACCACCATTTCCTCCACTACCATTTCTGACCTCCCAGATGACCTCCTCCTTGAATGTCTCTCACGGGTCCCACATTCTTCCCTCCGTTCTTTACCTTTAGTCTGCTCTCGTTGGTCCCACCTTCTCGATTCCCCATCTTTTCACCTTCTCCGTCACCGTAATAACCTTATTCGCCTCACCCTCTTCGCCGTTTCAGTTTCTGATTCCACTCTTTTTACTGCTAGTTACAGATTGGAAAATGACTGTTCCTGGAAGATTTGCTCTTTTCAAGATGGGTCTTTTTATTCTCTGTTCTCGCATTCTCGTTTGTCGGCGATTGGTCGGAGAATTTACGTCATTGGTAGGACGGCGATGCTCCGGTGTGATACCTGGACGGGTACTGTGGTTGTAAGAGAAGGGCCACTTTTCCCGAGGAAGAAGTTTGCTGCGGCGTTTGTGGGCGGGAAAATTTACGTCGCCGGAGGTTGCGCAAGGTCTGCAGCGGTGGAGGAGTACGATCCGGCGGGTGACGCGTGGAGCGTGGTGGCGAACGCTCCGAGAAAGCGGTACGGATGCGTCGGCGCGTCTGTCGACGGCGTCTTTTATATCGTCGGAGGGCTCAAGATCGGCGGCGCATCAGGGAATGATGGGGTGGTTGCGCGTGGGGCAGACGCGGTGCATGTTTACGCGAGCTCGATGGACTTGTACGATGTGGCTAATGGTGTTTGGCTGAGGAGCCGTGCCGTCCCCGGTGGCGGCTGCGTAGTGGCGGCGTGCGCGGCAGCTGGGCAAATCTATGTACTTTCTAGCCATGCAGTTGAGCTTTCATTTTGGAAGTTTAATGGGTCACGTAAAAGCAACGGGTTTGGTGAATGGTGCAGGATAAAATCGCCACCACTACCGGCGCAGGTTAGACTAGACAGCACGGTGAGGTTCAGCTGCGTGGGGATAGGAGAGAAGGTGGTGCTAATACAAGTGAATGGTTGCATAGACGACTTGCTGAGGCGGAGTGGGAGGGTAGAAAGAGGGATGAAGGAGGGGCTGGTGTTGGTCTACGACTGTGCCGCCGGCGAATGGAGCCGTGTGGCCGATTTACCGGAGGTCATTCGCCGAGCCGCCTGCGTCTGTGTTGAGTGCTAA